One genomic segment of Drosophila melanogaster chromosome 3R includes these proteins:
- the Rel gene encoding relish, isoform A — MNMNQYYDLDNGKNVMFMNDASSTSGYSSSTSPNSTNRSFSPAHSPKTMELQTDFANLNLPGGNSPHQPPMANSPYQNQLLNNGGICQLGATNLINSTGVSFGVANVTSFGNMYMDHQYFVPAPATVPPSQNFGYHQNGLASDGDIKHVPQLRIVEQPVEKFRFRYKSEMHGTHGSLNGANSKRTPKTFPEVTLCNYDGPAVIRCSLFQTNLDSPHSHQLVVRKDDRDVCDPHDLHVSKERGYVAQFINMGIIHTAKKYIFEELCKKKQDRLVFQMNRRELSHKQLQELHQETEREAKDMNLNQVRLCFEAFKIEDNGAWVPLAPPVYSNAINNRKSAQTGELRIVRLSKPTGGVMGNDELILLVEKVSKKNIKVRFFEEDEDGETVWEAYAKFRESDVHHQYAIVCQTPPYKDKDVDREVNVYIELIRPSDDERSFPALPFRYKPRSVIVSRKRRRTGSSANSSSSGTESSNNSLDLPKTLGLAQPPNGLPNLSQHDQTISEEFGREKHLNEFIASEDFRKLIEHNSSDLEKICQLDMGELQHDGHNRAEVPSHRNRTIKCLDDLFEIYKQDRISPIKISHHKVEKWFIEHALNNYNRDTLLHEVISHKKDKLKLAIQTIQVMNYFNLKDVVNSTLNADGDSALHVACQQDRAHYIRPLLGMGCNPNLKNNAGNTPLHVAVKEEHLSCVESFLNGVPTVQLDLSLTNDDGLTPLHMAIRQNKYDVAKKLISYDRTSISVANTMDGNNALHMAVLEQSVELLVLILDAQNENLTDILQAQNAAGHTPLELAERKANDRVVQLLKNVYPEKGELAMTWIPCKVKEEIDSSSDESSDAGQLEIKSEEMDIETKDEDSVELDLSSGPRRQKDESSRDTEMDNNKLQLLLKNKFIYDRLCSLLNQPLGHGSDPQDRKWMQLARQTHLKQFAFIWLGAEDLLDHVKRKGASVEFSTFARALQAVDPQAYALLVNPT; from the exons ATGAACATGAATCAGTACTACGACCTGGACAATGGGAAAAATGTGATGTTTATGAACGATGCATCCAGCACCAGTGGCTATAGCAGCAGTACATCACCCAACTCCACCAACCGATCCTTTTCACCAGCCCACTCCCCGAAAACCATGGAACTGCAAACGGACTTCGCCAATCTTAATTTGCCCGGCGGCAATTCACCACACCAGCCGCCAATGGCAAACTCACCATACCAGAATCAGCTGTTGAACAACGGCGGAATTTGCCAATTGGGTGCTACCAATTTAATAAACTCCACTGGCGTTAGTTTCGGCGTTGCTAATGTCACCAGTTTTGGCAACATGTACATGGATCACCAGTACTTTGTGCCCGCTCCGGCCACTGTGCCACCGTCCCAAAACTTTGGATACCATCAAAATGGCCTGGCATCTGACGGCGATATCAAACACGTGCCGCAGCTGCGGATCGTTGAGCAACCGGTGGAGAAGTTCCGCTTTCGGTACAAGAGCGAGATGCATGGAACACATGGATCGCTAAATGGCGCCAATTCGAAGCGGACGCCCAAAACCTTCCCGGAGGTTACACTGTGCAACTACGATGGACCCGCCGTCATCCGGTGCAGTTTGTTCCAAACTAACTTGGACAGCCCACATTCCCATCAGCTGGTCGTGCGCAAGGACGATCGGGATGTGTGCGATCCGCATGATTTGCACGTGTCCAAGGAGCGCGGCTATGTGGCGCAATTTATCAACATGGGCATCATACACACCGCCAAGAAGTACATATTCGAGGAACTGTGCAAGAAGAAGCAGGATCGCCTGGTCTTTCAGATGAACCGCCGCGAGTTGTCCCACAAACAGCTACAGGAACTGCATCAGGAGACAGAGCGTGAGGCCAAGGACATGAACTTGAACCAG GTGCGGCTCTGCTTTGAGGCCTTTAAAATTGAGGACAACGGCGCATGGGTTCCACTTGCACCGCCTGTATACAGCAATGCAATCAATAACCGCAAGTCGGCACAAACTGGAGAGCTTCGCATCGTCCGCCTGAGCAAACCCACTGGCGGGGTGATGGGCAACGATGAGCTTATTCTACTGGTGGAAAAGGTCAGCAAGAAGAACATTAAAGTGAGGTTCTTcgaggaggatgaggacggGGAAACCGTGTGGGAGGCATACGCAAAGTTCCGCGAATCGGATGTACACCACCAATATGCCATTGTGTGCCAGACGCCTCCGTACAAAGATAAGGACGTGGACCGCGAGGTCAACGTGTACATCGAGCTCATTCGTCCCTCCGACGATGAGCGCTCATTCCCGGCGCTGCCCTTCCGCTACAAGCCACGGAGCGTAATTGTGTCGAGGAAACGCCGACGAACCGGGTCCTCTGCCAATAGCAGCAGTTCGGGAACAGAAAGCTCTAATAACTCGCTGGATCTGCCCAAAACGCTGGGCTTGGCGCAGCCACCAAATGGCTTGCCAAACCTTTCACAGCATGATCAGACTATAAGTGAGGAGTTCGGACGCGAAAAGCAtctaaatgaatttattgcTTCCGAAGATTTCCGCAAACTTATCGAGCACAACTCTTCTGATCTCGAGAAGATCTGCCAGTTAGACATGGGAGAGTTGCAGCACGATGGTCATAACCGGGCGGAAGTGCCATCGCATCGAAATCGTACAATTAAATGCTTGGATGACTTATTCGAAATTTACAAACAGGACCGCATATCGCCAATAAAAATCTCGCACCACAAAGTGGAGAAGTGGTTTATCGAGCATGCTCTGAATAACTACAATAGAGACACGCTCCTGCACGAAGTGATCAGCCACAAAAAGGACAAACTGAAGCTGGCCATCCAGACGATACAGGTGATGAACTACTTCAATCTGAAAGATGTGGTCAATAGCACTTTGAATGCGGACGGTGATAGTGCCCTGCATGTGGCGTGCCAGCAAGACCGAGCGCACTACATACGACCTTTGCTGGGTATGGGATGCAATCCAAATCTGAAGAATAATGCCGGAAATACCCCACTGCATGTGGCCGTCAAGGAGGAGCACTTAAGCTGCGTGGAAAGCTTCCTTAATGGAGTGCCAACCGTACAATTGGACCTCTCGCTAACGAACGACGATGGTCTGACGCCTTTGCACATGGCCATTCGACAGAACAAGTACGATGTGGCCAAGAAACTGATCAGCTATGATCGGACCTCGATTAGCGTGGCCAACACAATGGATGGTAATAATGCACTCCACATGGCAGTTCTGGAGCAAAGTGTGGAGCTATTGGTGCTCATTCTGGATGCCCAAAATGAAAACCTTACCGACATCCTGCAGGCACAAAATGCAGCCGGCCATACTCCCTTGGAATTGGCCGAACGCAAGGCAAATGACCGGGTGGTCCAGCTGCTGAAGAATGTGTATCCGGAGAAGGGAGAACTGGCCATGACCTGGATTCCATGTAAGGTCAAGGAGGAGATCGATTCATCGTCGGACGAAAGTAGCGATGCTGGTCAGCTGGAGATCAAGTCCGAGGAGATGGACATCGAAACAAAGGACGAGGATTCCGTGGAGTTGGACCTAAGTAGTGGTCCAAGAAGACAGAAAGATGAATCCAGTAGAGACACCGAAAtggacaacaacaaattgcagttgctgctcaaaaacaaattcatttaCGACCGGCTCTGTTCGCTGCTGAATCAGCCTTTGGGACATGGGTCCGATCCCCAAGATCGGAAATGGATGCAACTAGCCCGCCAGACGCATCTGAAGCAGTTCGCCTTTATATGGCTGGGCGCGGAGGATCTGTTGGATCACGTGAAAAGAAAAGGAGCCTCTGTAGAGTTTTCCACATTTGCTCGTGCCCTGCAGGCAGTGGATCCACAGGCTTACGCCCTACTGGTTAACCCAACTTGA
- the Kdm2 gene encoding lysine demethylase 2, isoform E, translated as MSTAVETGSSPAKSNSNNSSSGGNNNNGNGNLSPNAKGVQRRQLRERKQRKLYLEEWSLGDEDGEGTRGFSVAEKLESSKFAQAGMVREMRGCDLTVAFLQQHGFNIPLLFRDKAGLGLRMPDPQEFTVNDVRLCVGSRRLLDVMDVNTQKNLQMTMKEWQQYYDSPQKDRLLNVISLEFSHTRLDRFVQSPEIVRQIDWVDVVWPKQLKDAQREGTNLLGGMMYPKVQKYCLMSVKNCYTDFHIDFGGTSVWYHILRGSKVFWLIPPTDRNLQLYEKWVLSGKQADIFFGDTVEKCARVYLTAGNTFFIPTGWIHAVYTPTQSLVFGGNFLHSFGIVKQLKTASVEDSTKVPQKFRYPFFTEMLWYVLARYVHTLLGHSHLEGEASLSEDEMAARPHTHLTHHELFGLKEIVMYLYDLPPQKKNVPSLVLDPVALIKDVRSLVERHCKDQQDLAITGVSVLKSPPGSQPPFLLYDRTRVKQEIKQEIARKNAEVIREQQQLEAGRAREAESDTSQSTGVGSVIGMGAGVEYSNGVMKKEQLENGSGVTVGGHGSQPEATFALPTDTLKYRPPKKMHLATALVAAAASSSSGGGGPVAGVGGSAVVGSSHSPTGGGVGPVTGAGGAISVIATSSSYIEGGQVGGILNMDNCHSPEGGGAKLSPNLTGTGQPRRRRTRCKNCAACQRSDCGTCPFCMDMVKFGGPGRAKQTCMMRQCLSPMLPVTAQCVYCHLDGWRQTPVSPQTKQLASADGPSALMECSVCYEIAHPDCALSQLDGTEDAADAKGIVNEDLPNSWECPSCCRSGKNYDYKPRHFRARQKSSEVRRVSVSHGQGGAEGHADGNTLLPPPVGQYNDFVFTSESEMESGTVSGHMTHWKHGMKRHHQLEVKTERNNSCDTPSPGISPNAIGGDSKVGKRRKSDDGTSVSSSMHESNDAPCGSSAEGAGGAGNANVSTNQWSGSGGGGGSRKKNSIRSQLAQQMLNSSTRVLKKPQYVVRPASGTGSSSSSGNGGSASATNGISNGSNQSGANSCGAGNGERGTNNGGLSGSNGLGNQHYSSSQNLALDPTVLKIIFRYLPQDTLVTCCSVCKVWSNAAVDPDLWKKMNCSEHKMSASLLTAIVRRQPEHLILDWTQIAKRQLAWLVARLPALKNLSLQNCPIQAVLALHTCLCPPLQTLDLSFVRGLNDAAIRDILSPPKDSRPGLSDSKTRLRDLKVMKLAGTDISDVAVRYITQSLPYLRHLDLSSCQRITDAGVAQIGTSTTATARLTELNLSACRLVSENALEHLAKCEGLIWLDLRHVPQVSTQSVIRFASNSKHDLCVRDIKLVERRRRNSTTANRSWHHD; from the exons ATGTCCACCGCCGTTGAAACGGGGTCGTCGCCTGCCAagagcaatagcaacaacagtAGCAgtggcggcaacaacaacaacggcaacggcaATCTCAGTCCAAATGCAAAAGGCGTGCAGCGGCGTCAACTG CGCGAGAGGAAGCAGCGCAAGCTCTACCTGGAGGAATGGTCGCTGGGCGACGAGGATGGCGAGGGGACGCGGGGATTCAGCGTTGCCGAGAAGCTCGAATCTTCAAAGTTCGCGCAGGCGGGAATGGTGCGCGAGATGCGCGGATGCGATCTCACCGTAGC TTTCCTCCAACAGCACGGCTTTAACATCCCGCTGTTATTCCGGGACAAAGCGGGCTTAGGTTTACGAATGCCCGATCCGCAGGAGTTCACCGTGAACGATGTGCGACTGTGCGTGGGATCCAGGCGACTCCTCGATGTCATGGACGTGAACACGCAGAAGAACCTGCAGATGACCATGAAGGAGTGGCAGCAGTACTATGACAGTCCGCAGAAAGACCGTCTGCTAAACGTGATCTCTCTGGAGTTCTCGCACACCCGCCTGGACAGATTCGTTCAGAGTCCGGAGATCGTGCGCCAGATCGACTGGGTGGATGTGGTCTGGCCCAAGCAGCTTAAGGACGCCCAGCGGGAGGGCACCAATCTGCTAGGCGGCATGATGTACCCAAAGGTGCAGAAATACTGCCTGATGTCAGTGAAGAACTGCTACACGGATTTTCACATTGACTTCGGTGGGACTTCCGTTTGGTATCACATCTTAAGAGGAAGCAAAGTATTTTGGCTAATTCCACCCACGGACCGTAATCTGCAGTTGTATGAAAAGTGGGTTCTCTCTGGCAAACAGGCAGACATTTTCTTCGGAGATACAGTGGAGAAATGTGCCAGGGTTTATTTAACCGCGGGGAACACCTTCTTCATACCCACCGGCTGGATACACGCAGTCTACACGCCCACCCAATCCCTCGTCTTTGGAGGAAATTTCCTGCACTCCTTCGGGATAGTGAAGCAACTTAAAACCGCCAGTGTTGAGGATAGCACGAAAGTGCCGCAGAAGTTCCGATATCCCTTCTTCACGGAGATGCTGTGGTACGTTCTTGCTCGCTATGTTCACACGCTACTGGGCCACTCACATCTGGAAGGTGAGGCCTCGTTGAGCGAGGATGAAATGGCTGCCCGTCCGCATACCCATCTTACGCACCACGAGCTCTTTGGACTGAAGGAGATCGTTATGTATTTGTACGATCTGCCGCCGCAGAAGAAAAATGTGCCCAGCCTGGTTCTGGATCCTGTGGCCCTGATCAAAGACGTCCGATCGTTGGTCGAGCGTCACTGCAAGGATCAGCAAGATCTCGCGATTACTGGCGTGTCAGTGTTAAAGTCGCCACCAGGATCGCAGCCCCCCTTCTTGTTGTATGATCGCACACGCGTGAAACAGGAGATAAAGCAGGAAATTGCACGCAAGAATGCAGAGGTAATACGGGAACAACAGCAATTGGAGGCGGGCAGGGCCAGGGAGGCCGAATCGGATACATCTCAATCCACTGGAGTGGGATCAGTCATCGGAATGGGGGCCGGAGTCGAGTACAGTAACGGAGTTATGAAGAAGGAGCAATTGGAGAACGGTAGCGGAGTAACAGTTGGCGGGCACGGATCACAGCCAG AGGCCACCTTTGCCCTGCCCACCGATACGCTTAAGTATCGCCCACCCaagaaaatgcatttggcCACGGCGTTGGTGGCAGCCGCTGCAAGCAGCAGCTCTGGAGGAGGCGGACCAGTTGCAGGAGTGGGAGGATCCGCGGTGGTGGGAAGCAGCCATAGTCCTACCGGCGGAGGAGTGGGCCCAGTCACAGGAGCAGGCGGTGCTATTAGTGTGATTGCCACCAGCTCCAGCTACATTGAAGGAGGACAAGTTGGAGGAATTCTCAACATGGACAATTGTCATTCTCCAGAAGGGGGTGGCGCTAAACTGTCTCCAAATCTTACCGGTACTGGACAACCAAGACGTCGCAGGACGCGCTGCAAGAACTGTGCCGCCTGCCAGCGCTCCGACTGCGGCACCTGTCCCTTCTGTATGGATATGGTTAAGTTTGGTGGACCTGGTCGGGCCAAGCAAACGTGCATGATGCGACAATGTCTATCGCCAATGCTGCCGGTTACAGCGCAGTGTGTTTACTGTCATCTGGATGGGTGGCGTCAGACACCAGTCTCTCCGCAGACCAAGCAACTGGCTTCCGCCGATGGGCCCTCCGCTCTAATGGAGTGTTCCGTGTGCTACGAGATCGCCCACCCGGACTGTGCTCTCTCGCAGTTAGATGGCACAGAGGATGCGGCGGACGCCAAGGGAATCGTAAATGAAGATCTGCCAAACAGTTGGGAGTGTCCCAGCTGCTGCCGCTCTGGCAAAAACTATGACTATAAG CCTCGCCATTTTCGAGCACGGCAAAAGTCCTCCGAAGTGCGTCGCGTTTCTGTTTCCCATGGTCAAGGAGGCGCCGAAGGCCACGCGGATGGAAATACATTGCTGCCGCCCCCGGTGGGCCAGTATAATGACTTTGTCTTCACCAGTGAGTCGGAAATGGAATCGGGTACTGTCAGTGGCCACATGACACATTGGAAACACGGAATGAAGCGCCACCATCAGCTGGAGGTTAAAACGGAGCGAAATAATAGCTGCGACACCCCATCTCCCGGCATTTCACCAAATGCCATTGGCGGCGACTCCAAAGTAGGAAAGCGGCGTAAGAGCGACGACGGAACGAGCGTTAGTAGCAGCATGCACGAGAGTAATGACGCCCCATGTGGCTCTTCGGCGGAGGGAGCAGGTGGAGCGGGAAATGCAAATGTATCCACTAATCAGTGGAGTGGCAGTGGCGGCGGAGGTGGTTCCCGCAAGAAGAACTCAATACGATCACAGCTGGCCCAGCAAATGCTGAACTCGTCGACCCGAGTCCTCAAGAAACCCCAATATGTCGTGCGGCCAGCAAGTGGAACCGGTTCGTCTTCGTCCAGTGGAAATGGAGGTAGCGCATCCGCCACCAACGGAATCAGCAATGGCAGCAATCAAAGCGGTGCAAACTCCTGTGGAGCTGGCAACGGCGAGCGAGGAACCAATAACGGAGGATTGAGCGGCTCAAACGGCTTGGGCAATCAGCATTACAGTTCATCACAAAATCTGGCGTTGGACCCAACTGTGCTGAAGATCATATTTCGTTACCTTCCGCAGGACACGCTGGTTACCTGTTGCTCAGTATGTAAGGTATGGTCGAACGCAGCGGTCGATCCCGATTTGTGGAAGAAAATGAATTGCTCGGAGCACAAGATGTCAGCATCACTTTTGACAGCGATTGTGCGCAGGCAGCCGGAGCATCTTATTTTGGACTGGACGCAGATTGCCAAGAGGCAGTTGGCGTGGCTGGTGGCTCGCCTCCCGGCGCTCAAGAATCTCTCGCTGCAAAACTGTCCCATCCAGGCAGTGTTGGCACTGCACACCTGCCTTTGTCCACCGCTTCAAACTCTGGATCTCAGCTTTGTGAGAGGATTGAACGATGCTGCAATAAGGGACATCCTTTCACCTCCAAAGGATTCGCGACCTGGCTTAAGTGACTCGAAGACGCGTCTAAGGGATCTTAAAGTAATGAAGCTGGCCGGAACAGATATCTCCGATGTGGCTGTGCGCTATATCACGCAGTCGTTACCGTATCTGCGGCATCTGGATCTCTCCTCCTGCCAACGAATCACGGATGCGGGCGTGGCACAAATAGGAACCTCCACCACAGCCACCGCTCGTCTCACGGAGCTTAATCTGAGCGCCTGCAGGCTTGTGTCTGAGAACGCTCTGGAGCACCTGGCCAAGTGCGAAGGTCTCATCTGGCTGGACCTGCGCCATGTGCCCCAGGTCAGCACCCAGTCGGTGATTCGCTTTGCAAGCAACTCCAAGCATGATCTTTGCGTCAGAGACATCAAGCTGGTAGAGCGAAGGCGGAGGAACTCGACGACAGCAAACCGAAGCTGGCACCACGACTGA
- the Rel gene encoding relish, isoform D, whose amino-acid sequence MYMDHQYFVPAPATVPPSQNFGYHQNGLASDGDIKHVPQLRIVEQPVEKFRFRYKSEMHGTHGSLNGANSKRTPKTFPEVTLCNYDGPAVIRCSLFQTNLDSPHSHQLVVRKDDRDVCDPHDLHVSKERGYVAQFINMGIIHTAKKYIFEELCKKKQDRLVFQMNRRELSHKQLQELHQETEREAKDMNLNQVRLCFEAFKIEDNGAWVPLAPPVYSNAINNRKSAQTGELRIVRLSKPTGGVMGNDELILLVEKVSKKNIKVRFFEEDEDGETVWEAYAKFRESDVHHQYAIVCQTPPYKDKDVDREVNVYIELIRPSDDERSFPALPFRYKPRSVIVSRKRRRTGSSANSSSSGTESSNNSLDLPKTLGLAQPPNGLPNLSQHDQTISEEFGREKHLNEFIASEDFRKLIEHNSSDLEKICQLDMGELQHDGHNRAEVPSHRNRTIKCLDDLFEIYKQDRISPIKISHHKVEKWFIEHALNNYNRDTLLHEVISHKKDKLKLAIQTIQVMNYFNLKDVVNSTLNADGDSALHVACQQDRAHYIRPLLGMGCNPNLKNNAGNTPLHVAVKEEHLSCVESFLNGVPTVQLDLSLTNDDGLTPLHMAIRQNKYDVAKKLISYDRTSISVANTMDGNNALHMAVLEQSVELLVLILDAQNENLTDILQAQNAAGHTPLELAERKANDRVVQLLKNVYPEKGELAMTWIPCKVKEEIDSSSDESSDAGQLEIKSEEMDIETKDEDSVELDLSSGPRRQKDESSRDTEMDNNKLQLLLKNKFIYDRLCSLLNQPLGHGSDPQDRKWMQLARQTHLKQFAFIWLGAEDLLDHVKRKGASVEFSTFARALQAVDPQAYALLVNPT is encoded by the exons ATGTACATGGATCACCAGTACTTTGTGCCCGCTCCGGCCACTGTGCCACCGTCCCAAAACTTTGGATACCATCAAAATGGCCTGGCATCTGACGGCGATATCAAACACGTGCCGCAGCTGCGGATCGTTGAGCAACCGGTGGAGAAGTTCCGCTTTCGGTACAAGAGCGAGATGCATGGAACACATGGATCGCTAAATGGCGCCAATTCGAAGCGGACGCCCAAAACCTTCCCGGAGGTTACACTGTGCAACTACGATGGACCCGCCGTCATCCGGTGCAGTTTGTTCCAAACTAACTTGGACAGCCCACATTCCCATCAGCTGGTCGTGCGCAAGGACGATCGGGATGTGTGCGATCCGCATGATTTGCACGTGTCCAAGGAGCGCGGCTATGTGGCGCAATTTATCAACATGGGCATCATACACACCGCCAAGAAGTACATATTCGAGGAACTGTGCAAGAAGAAGCAGGATCGCCTGGTCTTTCAGATGAACCGCCGCGAGTTGTCCCACAAACAGCTACAGGAACTGCATCAGGAGACAGAGCGTGAGGCCAAGGACATGAACTTGAACCAG GTGCGGCTCTGCTTTGAGGCCTTTAAAATTGAGGACAACGGCGCATGGGTTCCACTTGCACCGCCTGTATACAGCAATGCAATCAATAACCGCAAGTCGGCACAAACTGGAGAGCTTCGCATCGTCCGCCTGAGCAAACCCACTGGCGGGGTGATGGGCAACGATGAGCTTATTCTACTGGTGGAAAAGGTCAGCAAGAAGAACATTAAAGTGAGGTTCTTcgaggaggatgaggacggGGAAACCGTGTGGGAGGCATACGCAAAGTTCCGCGAATCGGATGTACACCACCAATATGCCATTGTGTGCCAGACGCCTCCGTACAAAGATAAGGACGTGGACCGCGAGGTCAACGTGTACATCGAGCTCATTCGTCCCTCCGACGATGAGCGCTCATTCCCGGCGCTGCCCTTCCGCTACAAGCCACGGAGCGTAATTGTGTCGAGGAAACGCCGACGAACCGGGTCCTCTGCCAATAGCAGCAGTTCGGGAACAGAAAGCTCTAATAACTCGCTGGATCTGCCCAAAACGCTGGGCTTGGCGCAGCCACCAAATGGCTTGCCAAACCTTTCACAGCATGATCAGACTATAAGTGAGGAGTTCGGACGCGAAAAGCAtctaaatgaatttattgcTTCCGAAGATTTCCGCAAACTTATCGAGCACAACTCTTCTGATCTCGAGAAGATCTGCCAGTTAGACATGGGAGAGTTGCAGCACGATGGTCATAACCGGGCGGAAGTGCCATCGCATCGAAATCGTACAATTAAATGCTTGGATGACTTATTCGAAATTTACAAACAGGACCGCATATCGCCAATAAAAATCTCGCACCACAAAGTGGAGAAGTGGTTTATCGAGCATGCTCTGAATAACTACAATAGAGACACGCTCCTGCACGAAGTGATCAGCCACAAAAAGGACAAACTGAAGCTGGCCATCCAGACGATACAGGTGATGAACTACTTCAATCTGAAAGATGTGGTCAATAGCACTTTGAATGCGGACGGTGATAGTGCCCTGCATGTGGCGTGCCAGCAAGACCGAGCGCACTACATACGACCTTTGCTGGGTATGGGATGCAATCCAAATCTGAAGAATAATGCCGGAAATACCCCACTGCATGTGGCCGTCAAGGAGGAGCACTTAAGCTGCGTGGAAAGCTTCCTTAATGGAGTGCCAACCGTACAATTGGACCTCTCGCTAACGAACGACGATGGTCTGACGCCTTTGCACATGGCCATTCGACAGAACAAGTACGATGTGGCCAAGAAACTGATCAGCTATGATCGGACCTCGATTAGCGTGGCCAACACAATGGATGGTAATAATGCACTCCACATGGCAGTTCTGGAGCAAAGTGTGGAGCTATTGGTGCTCATTCTGGATGCCCAAAATGAAAACCTTACCGACATCCTGCAGGCACAAAATGCAGCCGGCCATACTCCCTTGGAATTGGCCGAACGCAAGGCAAATGACCGGGTGGTCCAGCTGCTGAAGAATGTGTATCCGGAGAAGGGAGAACTGGCCATGACCTGGATTCCATGTAAGGTCAAGGAGGAGATCGATTCATCGTCGGACGAAAGTAGCGATGCTGGTCAGCTGGAGATCAAGTCCGAGGAGATGGACATCGAAACAAAGGACGAGGATTCCGTGGAGTTGGACCTAAGTAGTGGTCCAAGAAGACAGAAAGATGAATCCAGTAGAGACACCGAAAtggacaacaacaaattgcagttgctgctcaaaaacaaattcatttaCGACCGGCTCTGTTCGCTGCTGAATCAGCCTTTGGGACATGGGTCCGATCCCCAAGATCGGAAATGGATGCAACTAGCCCGCCAGACGCATCTGAAGCAGTTCGCCTTTATATGGCTGGGCGCGGAGGATCTGTTGGATCACGTGAAAAGAAAAGGAGCCTCTGTAGAGTTTTCCACATTTGCTCGTGCCCTGCAGGCAGTGGATCCACAGGCTTACGCCCTACTGGTTAACCCAACTTGA
- the Mst85C gene encoding Mst85C, isoform B, with protein sequence MKPQSKRKSFPFNAPPPGGIMDFGFGSCSTFGNSVENDLVKWQHKRKSEQPAPAVLPPKMLITEERITQHFSGLSLDPKINVAATAVVSNNNSVASVTGGLATDDIPSTSTGKTHHPNPAYQMAAMELEQKLRNANRIVICDGLKPGSGPGSAPPVIPPEWLIKSIPRPCTALVPWQPSPLQMPMPMPEVKMVSPQIVAPMAAAPAVQELDDYDDDLEFFENNNTCSVNLNKSEQEHMDEDL encoded by the exons ATGAAGCCCCAGAGCAAGCGGAAATCATTCCCATTCAATGCGCCTCCTCCGGGCGGTATCATGGACTTCGGATTCGGGAGCTGCAGCACCTTCGGCAATTCGGTGGAGAATGATCTGGTAAAATGGCAGCATAAGCGAAAATCCGAGCAGCCGGCACCGGCAGTGCT ACCACCCAAAATGCTTATAACCGAGGAGAGGATCACCCAGCATTTCAGCGGTCTATCGCTGGATCCGAAGATCAATGTCGCCGCCACGGCCGTtgttagcaacaacaacagcgtgGCCAGCGTTACGGGCGGACTGGCCACGGATGATATACCATCCACCAGCACCGGGAAGACCCACCACCCCAATCCCGCCTATCAAATGGCGGCCATGGAACTGGAGCAGAAACTGCGCAATGCCAATCGCATCGTAATTTGTGATGGCCTTAAGCCAGGATCGGGTCCCGGTTCCGCTCCACCTGTAATACCACCGGAGTGGCTAATCAAGTCCATACCACGTCCCTGCACCGCCTTGGTCCCTTGGCAGCCTTCGCCACTGCAgatgccgatgccgatgccgGAAGTCAAGATGGTGTCGCCCCAAATAGTGGCACCCATGGCTGCGGCACCGGCGGTCCAGGAGCTGGATGACTACGATGACGATCTGGAGTTCTTCGAGAACAACAACACGTGCAGCGTGAATCTTAACAAGTCTGAGCAGGAGCACATGGACGAAGACCTGTAG